A portion of the Malania oleifera isolate guangnan ecotype guangnan chromosome 3, ASM2987363v1, whole genome shotgun sequence genome contains these proteins:
- the LOC131151570 gene encoding GATA transcription factor 1, with protein sequence MEGLETAACFVDDLLNFSSDIGDDDDDDDKTKASLPSSTSILTKLDLDDSNRSFPEVAEEELEWLSNKDAFPEVETFVDILPTNAGSFPKQRSPVSVLETSNSNSTGSGNIGVGAGLGTVLSCCGSIHVPVRARSKRRRRRRRGFPDLITHQRWSYCEAKIKTPKTTPKATGRKCLHCQAEKTPQWRAGPLGPKTLCNACGVRYKSGRLLPEYRPASSPTFSSSLHSNSHRKVIEMRKLKQSEVVATKPLDMG encoded by the exons ATGGAGGGTCTGGAGACGGCGGCTTGCTTCGTGGATGACCTCCTGAACTTCTCGTCCGACATAGGCGATGACGACGACGATGACGACAAAACCAAAGCGAGTCTACCTTCTTCTACTTCTATCCTGACCAAGCTGGACCTCGATGATAGCAACCGTTCGTTCCCT GAAGTTGCAGAAGAAGAACTGGAATGGCTATCGAACAAAGATGCCTTCCCTGAGGTAGAGACATTCGTTGACATTCTCCCGACCAACGCCGGCAGCTTCCCGAAGCAACGGAGCCCGGTGTCGGTGCTTGAAACGAGCAACAGTAACAGTACCGGCAGCGGTAACATCGGCGTTGGAGCCGGCTTAGGAACCGTTTTGAGCTGCTGCGGTAGCATCCATGTTCCGGTCCGCGCGAGGAGCAAGCGCCGTCGGCGCCGGCGCCGGGGCTTCCCTGACTTGATCACCCATCAGCGGTGGTCGTACTGCGAAGCGAAGATCAAAACCCCCAAAACCACCCCCAAAGCCACTGGGAGAAAGTGTCTGCATTGCCAAGCTGAGAAGACCCCTCAGTGGCGGGCGGGTCCGCTCGGCCCGAAAACGCTTTGTAACGCGTGCGGTGTGAGGTACAAGTCCGGCCGGCTCCTCCCAGAGTACCGGCCGGCGAGCAGTCCGACCTTCTCGAGCTCACTGCATTCAAACTCTCACAGGAAGGTAATAGAGATGAGAAAGCTGAAGCAGAGTGAGGTGGTGGCGACGAAGCCTCTGGATATGGGGTag
- the LOC131151289 gene encoding uncharacterized protein LOC131151289, with protein sequence MIYPISDEEVKKALFVIGEDKSLGPNGFFTGFFKKVWNAMLVNLNFPNLMIKWIMECVSTTFYSISSNGRYHGFFKGRKVLRLYDPLSPLLFVICLEYLSRMLRMLENNAYFKYHPKCEALKISHLAFADDLILFSRGDYKSVQILMGCVNNFSACSGLLANPLKSNLYHAGVKEDVLEGILQITGFNIRDFPFQYLGVPLAASRLNSSQYSPLINKIANLFKSWPKNTLSYAGKLEIINSIIQGIECLWLAIFPIPNNVLEHIVKLCRAFFWGGRRKPLVAWKEVCIPKDEGGLGVFDLKAWNMTLLSKTLWNVQAKKDSLWSR encoded by the exons ATGATCTATCCCATATCTGATGAAGAGGTGAAGAAGGCTCTCTTTGTCATTGGAGAGGACAAATCTCTAGGTCCAAATGGCTTCTTTACTGGATTTTTTAAGAAGGTCTGGAATGCT ATGCTGGTGAATCTAAATTTTCCAAATCTAATGATCAAGTGGATCATGGAATGTGTTTCTACAACCTTCTATTCCATCTCATCAAATGGAAGGTACCATGGATTCTTCAAAGGTAGAAAGGTTCTTCGCCTCTATGACCCTCTTTCCCCACTACTTTTTGTGATATGCCTTGAATACTTATCAAGAATGTTGAGGATGCTAGAGAATAATGCATATTTCAAATACCACCCCAAATGTGAAGCCTTGAAAATTTCTCACCTGGCCTTTGCAGATGATCTTATACTCTTCTCACGAGGGGACTACAAATCAGTTCAAATCCTCATGGGCTGTGTTAATAATTTTTCAGCTTGCTCAGGTCTATTAGCGAACCCCCTTAAGTCTAATTTATACCATGCTGGAGTTAAGGAGGATGTGCTGGAAGGGATTTTGCAGATTACTGGGTTCAATATAAGGGATTTTCCTTTTCAATACTTGGGTGTACCACTTGCAGCTTCCAGATTGAATTCGAGCCAATACTCTCCTTTGATCAATAAAATTGCAAACCTGTTTAAAAGCTGGCCTAAAAATACTTTATCGTATGCAGGTAAACTGGAGATTATTAATTCTATAATCCAGGGAATAGAATGTTTATGGCTTGCGATATTCCCCATTCCGAATAATGTTTTGGAACACATCGTAAAGCTGTGCAGAGCCTTCTTTTGGGGTGGTAGAAGGAAACCACTAGTGGCATGGAAGGAGGTATGCATACCAAAAGATGAAGGGGGCCTAGGGGTCTTTGATCTAAAAGCTTGGAACATGACACTTCTTTCAAAAACGTTGTGGAATGTTCAAGCGAAAAAGGACTCTCTATGGTCTAGATAG